Genomic segment of Benincasa hispida cultivar B227 chromosome 1, ASM972705v1, whole genome shotgun sequence:
AGCTACAAAGATTCTTTCTACGCATCATTAAAAACAAAGGTTACACAATTACAGAAGATATTTTGcgcacacgcacacacacatatatgtaCATAAATTCTCAAACTTTGATTTCGGGTCTTCATGGGAATTTGCATAGAAGGCCTAGATATCATGCTCTTGTTACATAATTATAAACAACCGCACAGAAGGTTGAATCACAGAATAAAAATCCAGAATATGCCAAAAGATAATCATAAGCACATGAAAGAGGAAAGGGGGAAAAATTAGCATCTAGAATCTAAAACTCACATGATCCAATGACGACAAAAACGAAGAATCCAAGAAGAATAGGGCCAACAGGGTAGTCTTTTCCCTTCTTTGTAGCAGTCTCAGGCACAGCCCCTCTCTTCAAAATGTTCTTCTCGAACCTCTCCACCTTCCGATCCGCAAGACGCCGCGATGTCGTCTACAAAACCCACCAACCAAGTCAATCAAATCATAAATCGGAAAATCAGCAATGCCAATAACATGAAATCCGCAAACACAAGAAGCAGAACCAAAAATcatgagaaagaaaagagaaatgcATAGATCAAATCTCAAATAGAAAAACCCTAGAGAGGAGAGAATCGAGGGtaaggaagaagaaggattTAGGTTTAATACCATTTGTGAGAGAGAGATCTGGGGGGCGGAAATGAGTTTGGATCAGAAAAATGGAGATGAATTCTTCAGATTTACCAATGAACAAACAAAtca
This window contains:
- the LOC120087886 gene encoding stress-associated endoplasmic reticulum protein 2-like, whose product is MTTSRRLADRKVERFEKNILKRGAVPETATKKGKDYPVGPILLGFFVFVVIGSSLFQIIRTATGGGMA